Proteins from a single region of Lates calcarifer isolate ASB-BC8 linkage group LG19, TLL_Latcal_v3, whole genome shotgun sequence:
- the LOC108902188 gene encoding exocyst complex component 3-like protein 4 isoform X8, whose protein sequence is MNTALSSSSMLQESEAQHLILRKMKKILTIRGRSKDRRNDGKTPLIKESNNNVQDGYDPEDKGYDTPFAQNTLNTRKEVAEHLNVAPDATSSTCEDDQCLIQISVSEHFPKLPTPDQNLNQHLVHVQEAVLHELKRLRPVLEHKELMEFLIDCYHRQTFDHLHSLLQNATSTQNSFVLMNWVLHIYQSEELLGHPDLQEMDPIKKVNHSLVSGWEAKAKAKLLENVQREVRQSLDKILQIEIGQEHCDPDEAYVGLYMDTIQCVGAKCNEAKKISSDLSDEVQDVCFQELLIFVRRYTTEQTEALGKKAEMDEPETIHFLKTLKTCKELKRYVQTTGKKNHLLMEMVEMLENMEASTLNLLMDIVTDIAESHLKKYFKSDRRRFCLCSDIEQYFPKLPYAFDEQQRVMDEAYKVIVGLYFKHLIQSNQKKLKKCWPDIGETVTEDAELLHNTISDLAPGVQQQNHILLKVTEILDCNDIDAHKITAANMQKKCHIKSEDMKRLLQWKGLSKREVQEVLDALPPDLQPTPDPDIQLRSGRSWCCCFTCFLPAGED, encoded by the exons ATGAATACagctctgagcagcagcagcatgttgcaGGAATCTGAAGCACAACACTTGATCTtaagaaagatgaaaaagataTTGACAATTCGAGGAAGGAGCAAAGATCGGAGGAACGACGGCAAGACTCCTTTAATAAAGGAGAGCAACAACAATGTACAAGACG GATATGACCCAGAGGATAAAGGCTATGACACCCCCTTCGCTCAGAACACCCTCAACACCCGTAAAGAAGTTGCTGAACATCTGAACGTAGCCCCTGATGCCACCTCCAGCACCTGTGAAGATGATCAGTGCCTCATACAGATATCTGTGTCTGAGCACTTTCCGAAGCTACCAACACCGGACCAGAACCTTAACCAGCACCTAGTACATGTACAGGAAGCTGTGCTCCATGAGCTTAAGAGGCTGCGTCCTGTGTTGGAGCATAAGGAGTTGATGGAATTTCTGATTGATTGTTACCATCGTCAGACATTTGACCACCTCCATAGTCTGCTCCAGAACGCCACGTCCACCCAGAACTCCTTTGTGCTGATGAACTGGGTCCTACACATATACCAGAG TGAAGAGCTGCTTGGTCACCCCGACCTTCAAGAAATGGATCCCATTAAAAAAGTCAATCATTCGCTGGTCAGTGGATGGGAAGCAAAAGCCAAGGCCAAACTGCTTGAAAATGTGCAG AGAGAGGTCAGACAATCCCTGGACAAGATCCTGCAGATTGAGATAGGCCAAGAACATTGTGATCCTGATGAAGCTTACGTTGGACTTTATATGGACACTATTCAG tgtgttggTGCCAAGTGCAATGAAgcgaaaaaaatcagctctgacctgtctgaTGAAGTGCAAGACGTTTGTTTCCAAGAGCTGCTGATATTTGTAAGGAG GTACACCACTGAGCAGACTGAGGCTCttggaaaaaaagcagaaatggaTGAACCAGAAACAATACATTTCCTCAAGACTCTGAAAACGTGTAAAGAACTCAA GCGGTATGTCcagacaacaggaaaaaaaaatcaccttctCATGGAAATGGTGGAAATGCTTGAAAACATGGAGGCTTCTACTTTGAATCTTCTGATGGACATTGTAACTGACATTGCAGAG agCCACCTGAAAAAGTACTTCAAATCCGACAGGAGGAGGTTCTGCTTGTGTTCTGATATAGAGCAGTATTTCCCCAAGCTGCCTTATGCTTTTGATGAACAACAG AGAGTGATGGATGAGGCCTATAAGGTCATCGTTGGTTTGTACTTCAAACATCTCATCCAAAGCAACCAGAAGAAACTGAAGAAGTGCTGGCCTGACATTGGAGAAACAGTCACTGAAGATGCTGAGCTTCTTCACAACACTATCTCAGACCTG GCTCCTGGTGTCCAACAGCAGAACCACATCCTGCTCAAAGTTACAGAAATACTGGACTGCAACGACATCGATGCACACAAGATCACAGCTGCAAACATGCAGAAGAAATGTCACATAAAGAG TGAGGACATGAAGCGCCTGCTGCAATGGAAAGGTCTTTCTAAGCGGGAGGTTCAAGAGGTGCTGGACGCCCTTCCTCCTGACCTTCAACCTACACCCGATCCTGACATTCAACTCCGGAGTGGCAGATCCTGGTGCTGCTGTTTCACCTGTTTTCTACCTGCTGGTGAAGACTGA